In a single window of the Anabas testudineus chromosome 17, fAnaTes1.2, whole genome shotgun sequence genome:
- the LOC113172288 gene encoding aquaporin-1, translating into MTEIKSWEFWRAVAAEFVGMLLFIFIGLSAIIGKNQNGVSGENVAQELKVSLAFALAIATLVQSLGHISGAHLNPAVSLGLLTSCQISAFRCVCYILAQMLGSVAASAIVNGFRRKGSLGVNALNNVTAGQGFVIEFLATLQLVLCVLAVTDKRQRDVKGFAPLAIGLSVGLGHFAAISFTGCGINPARSFGPALIRSQMNDHWVYWLGPMCGGIAAALIYDFLLYPRKPNFRTRWYVLVHGPEDEDPATEVTEEDGAHPGSPLWPKH; encoded by the exons atgacagaaataaaatccTGGGAGTTTTGGAGAGCTGTGGCCGCAGAATTTGTTGGTATGttactgtttatatttattggCTTATCAGCTATCATTGGAAAAAATCAGAATGGTGTTTCAGGGGAGAATGTTGCTCAGGAGCTAAAGGTCTCTCTGGCCTTTGCACTGGCGATTGCCACACTGGTTCAGAGTTTGGGGCACATCAGTGGAGCGCACCTGAACCCTGCGGTCTCTCTGGGCCTGTTGACCAGCTGTCAGATCAGCGCCTTCAGATGTGTGTGCTACATCCTGGCTCAGATGCTTGGGTCAGTTGCTGCAAGTGCTATTGTAAATGGATTTAGACGCAAAGGATCCCTTGGGGTTAACGCG CTAAATAATGTGACTGCTGGACAAGGCTTTGTCATCGAGTTCCTTGCCACCCTTCAGCTGGTTCTCTGCGTGTTAGCAGTGACTGACAAGCGACAGCGGGATGTTAAAGGCTTTGCACCGCTGGCTATCGGCCTGTCAGTGGGACTTGGGCATTTTGCAGCT aTAAGCTTCACTGGATGTGGCATCAATCCTGCTCGCTCCTTTGGTCCAGCGCTGATACGCAGTCAAATGAACGACCACTGG GTTTACTGGCTGGGGCCGATGTGTGGAGGCATAGCGGCAGCTCTTATCTATGATTTCCTTCTGTATCCACGAAAACCAAACTTCAGAACACGCTGGTACGTTCTGGTACATGGGCCAGAAGATGAAGACCCTGCAACTGAAGTGACTGAAGAAGACGGCGCCCACCCAGGGTCGCCTCTGTGGCCAAAACACTGA